A single genomic interval of Mycolicibacterium sp. MU0053 harbors:
- a CDS encoding multidrug effflux MFS transporter, whose protein sequence is MVVTPVRPSRLRIILVLGALVALGPLTIDMYLPALPRIADDLGVTSSVVQLTLTGTLIGLALGQLVVGPLSDSLGRRRPLLVGVSLHMAASLLCMFAPNITALGVARGLQGMGAAATAVVAIAVVGDLFSGSTAAAVISRLMLVLGVAPVLAPSLGAVVLLEASWRWIFGALVLIAGALLIMAATALPETLPAEHRRPLRIRSIAATYGQLLRDARFMALVLVGAMAMAGLFAYIAGAAFVLQGHYGLNQQVFAVVFGAGAVALIGATQMNVVLLDRFTPQRIVVAALVVATVAGVVFTAVTVTQFGGIVGFLLPAWTVLAAMGFVLPNAPALALSRHPEASGTAAALLGAAQFGLGAVVAPAVGMLGNDERALALVMTVGAALALILMSVVRPQPVQVPDAVVDAIPERA, encoded by the coding sequence ATGGTGGTTACCCCCGTTCGGCCGAGTCGGCTCCGGATAATCCTTGTTCTCGGTGCATTGGTGGCCCTGGGTCCGCTGACCATCGACATGTACCTGCCCGCGCTGCCGCGCATCGCCGACGATCTCGGCGTCACCTCCTCGGTGGTCCAACTGACCTTGACCGGCACGTTGATCGGCCTGGCGCTGGGGCAGCTGGTCGTGGGTCCGTTGTCGGATTCGCTGGGCCGGCGCCGCCCGCTGCTGGTCGGGGTGTCGTTGCACATGGCGGCGTCGTTGCTGTGCATGTTCGCGCCGAACATCACCGCGCTGGGAGTGGCCCGCGGACTGCAGGGCATGGGCGCGGCCGCGACCGCGGTGGTTGCGATCGCGGTCGTCGGCGATCTGTTCTCCGGTTCCACCGCAGCCGCCGTCATATCGCGGCTGATGCTGGTCCTGGGGGTGGCGCCGGTGCTGGCGCCGTCGCTGGGTGCGGTTGTCCTGCTCGAAGCGTCGTGGCGGTGGATCTTCGGTGCGTTGGTGCTCATCGCCGGGGCGCTGCTGATCATGGCGGCCACCGCGTTACCGGAGACGTTGCCCGCCGAGCATCGCCGACCCCTGCGGATCCGGAGCATCGCGGCCACCTATGGCCAACTGCTGCGCGACGCGCGCTTCATGGCATTGGTGCTGGTGGGGGCGATGGCGATGGCGGGCCTGTTCGCCTACATCGCCGGCGCCGCGTTCGTGCTGCAAGGGCACTACGGCTTGAACCAGCAGGTGTTCGCGGTGGTCTTCGGCGCCGGGGCGGTCGCGTTGATCGGTGCGACCCAGATGAATGTGGTGCTGCTCGACCGGTTCACCCCGCAACGGATCGTCGTCGCCGCCTTGGTGGTCGCGACGGTCGCCGGGGTGGTGTTCACGGCGGTCACCGTCACGCAGTTCGGCGGCATCGTCGGATTCCTGCTCCCGGCCTGGACCGTGTTGGCCGCGATGGGCTTCGTCTTGCCCAACGCGCCCGCCTTGGCGCTGTCCCGGCACCCGGAGGCGTCGGGGACCGCCGCGGCACTGCTCGGTGCCGCGCAGTTCGGGTTGGGCGCGGTGGTGGCCCCGGCGGTGGGGATGCTGGGCAACGACGAGCGCGCGCTGGCGTTGGTGATGACCGTCGGTGCGGCCCTCGCGCTGATCCTGATGTCGGTGGTCCGTCCCCAGCCGGTGCAGGTGCCCGACGCCGTGGTCGACGCGATCCCCGAACGCGCCTGA
- a CDS encoding MFS transporter: MMIGFFMILVDSTIVAVANPTMMEQLQTDYDGVIWVTSAYLLAYAVPLLVAGRLGDQFGPKKLYLLGLFIFTVASLWCGLSGSIEMLIAARVVQGLGAALLTPQTLSMITRIFPSERRGVAMGVWGATAGLATLTGPLVGGVLLDQLGWEWIFFVNVPIGVLGLALAVWLIPAQPTNKHRFDLLGVALSGIAMFLVVFGLQEGESHRWAGWIWAMILAGILLFGGFVYWQAVNKDQPLIPLRIFADRHFTLSSLGVAIIGFAVTAMVVPVMFYAQLVCGLTPTRSALLMAPMAVVSGVLAPLVGRLVDRSHPMPIIGFGFSVLAIGMTWLSVEMTPTTAVWRLVLPFIAMGVGMAFIWSPLAATATRNLAPQLAGAGSGVYNATRQVGSVLGSAGVAAFMTSRIGAELPDGAAQRPPIEGAVMELPEFLHAPFAAALSQSMLLPAFVSLFGVVAAIFLADMVRTASAPVVRRPASEERTEVLPVVSEQSDAYWRAPQSEDDGFHDGFDEEFDDGIDEDDDYVEFTVDRPALRFAAPPEFDAGFDENDHPADDSDTAPLPAQVADTRSAPPEPEPIGFAHNGFHTDDDMLQPLPRPAGSEPRRGTLHHHVDTFQQLAERIDNLSEDFADLFEDSGGTWSAFEVPEDRPPRHRPRHYREDPDDGESYGRHSRP; encoded by the coding sequence ATGATGATCGGCTTCTTCATGATCCTCGTCGACTCGACGATCGTGGCCGTGGCCAATCCGACCATGATGGAGCAGCTGCAAACCGACTACGACGGGGTCATCTGGGTCACCAGCGCCTACCTGCTGGCGTACGCCGTACCGCTGCTGGTGGCGGGCCGGCTCGGCGATCAGTTCGGGCCGAAGAAGCTCTATCTGCTGGGCCTGTTCATCTTCACCGTGGCGTCGCTGTGGTGCGGATTGTCGGGGTCGATCGAGATGCTGATCGCGGCCCGCGTCGTGCAGGGCCTGGGCGCGGCACTGCTGACCCCGCAGACGCTGTCGATGATCACCCGGATCTTCCCGTCCGAGCGTCGGGGCGTGGCGATGGGTGTCTGGGGCGCGACGGCCGGGCTGGCCACTCTGACGGGTCCGCTCGTCGGGGGCGTGTTGTTGGACCAGCTGGGCTGGGAATGGATCTTCTTCGTCAACGTGCCGATCGGGGTCCTCGGGCTGGCCTTGGCGGTCTGGCTGATCCCGGCGCAGCCGACCAACAAGCATCGCTTCGACCTGCTCGGGGTGGCGTTGTCGGGCATCGCGATGTTCCTGGTGGTCTTCGGTCTGCAGGAGGGCGAATCGCACCGCTGGGCGGGGTGGATCTGGGCGATGATCCTCGCCGGGATCCTGTTGTTCGGCGGGTTCGTCTACTGGCAGGCCGTCAACAAGGATCAGCCGTTGATCCCGCTGCGCATCTTCGCCGACCGGCACTTCACCCTGTCCAGTCTCGGTGTCGCGATCATCGGCTTCGCGGTCACCGCGATGGTGGTGCCGGTGATGTTCTACGCCCAGCTGGTGTGCGGTCTGACGCCGACGCGGTCAGCGCTGCTGATGGCCCCGATGGCCGTGGTGTCGGGGGTGTTGGCACCGCTGGTGGGCCGCCTTGTGGACCGCTCCCATCCGATGCCGATCATCGGCTTCGGGTTCTCGGTGCTGGCGATCGGGATGACCTGGCTGTCGGTGGAGATGACGCCGACTACGGCGGTCTGGCGGTTGGTCCTGCCCTTCATCGCGATGGGCGTCGGGATGGCGTTCATCTGGTCGCCGCTGGCCGCCACCGCTACCCGAAATCTGGCACCGCAGTTGGCCGGTGCCGGATCCGGGGTCTACAACGCGACCCGGCAGGTCGGGTCGGTGCTGGGCAGCGCCGGGGTGGCCGCGTTCATGACCTCGCGCATCGGTGCGGAGCTACCGGACGGGGCGGCGCAGCGGCCGCCGATCGAGGGTGCGGTCATGGAGTTGCCCGAATTCCTGCACGCGCCGTTCGCCGCGGCGCTGAGCCAGTCCATGTTGTTGCCGGCGTTCGTGTCGCTGTTCGGAGTCGTGGCCGCGATCTTCCTGGCCGACATGGTGCGCACCGCGAGCGCGCCGGTGGTCCGTCGGCCGGCGTCCGAGGAGCGCACCGAGGTGCTGCCGGTGGTCTCCGAGCAGTCCGACGCGTACTGGCGTGCTCCGCAATCCGAGGACGACGGGTTCCATGACGGCTTCGACGAGGAGTTCGATGACGGCATCGACGAGGACGACGACTACGTCGAGTTCACCGTGGACCGGCCGGCGCTTCGATTCGCCGCGCCACCGGAGTTCGATGCCGGGTTCGACGAGAACGATCACCCGGCCGACGACAGCGACACCGCGCCGCTGCCGGCCCAGGTCGCGGACACCCGATCCGCGCCCCCAGAGCCAGAACCAATCGGGTTCGCCCACAACGGCTTCCACACCGACGACGACATGCTGCAACCGCTGCCGCGGCCCGCGGGGAGCGAACCGCGACGCGGCACGCTGCACCACCACGTAGACACCTTTCAACAGCTCGCCGAGCGTATCGACAACCTGTCGGAGGACTTCGCCGATCTGTTCGAGGACAGCGGGGGCACGTGGTCGGCGTTCGAGGTGCCCGAGGACCGCCCGCCGCGACACCGGCCGCGGCACTACCGGGAGGACCCCGACGACGGGGAGAGCTACGGCCGGCACTCCCGGCCGTGA
- a CDS encoding TM0106 family RecB-like putative nuclease, producing MFVADDPGGPVVIYSASDLASAAGCEYALLRSFDAKLGRGTPLESAEDEMLRRTAELGTEHEQRTLEDLITQHGSGATGVVTIPSAAYSVPALQRAAAATAAAFAARPAVIYQAAVLDGRFVGFADFLIRAGDEPDAPYRVVDTKLARHAKVTALLQIAGYADALRAAGVAVAATAQLVLGNGQVVEYPLADLIPVYRRQRARLQELLDTHLATDAPVSWRDETVAACMRCEACAPHLVEDDDVLLVAGMRLTQRATLLQAGIDSVTALAESAGAVDGIAASTVATLRRQARLQVEGRRTGVPPYEIADADALGALPAPNPGDLFFDFEGDPLWTEDGQTWGLEYMWGVLDERDRFRPLWAEDRASERKAFLDFLAMVRKRRHRYPGMHIYHYAAYERTTLLHLAARYGVGEDEVDDLLRAEVLVDLYPIVRNGLCIGTGSYSLKALEPLYMGSELRTGEVTTAASSITQYEHYRSLLDAGRKQEAEAVLKEITDYNLYDCRSTRRLRDWLLLRAFESGVTHLTRPGEGGEPVPPLDDVAEVLLGFAGDGFSSPRTFEQSAAALLESARGYYQRERKPYWWAHFHRLSHPVDEWDTTGVFLIEEAEVVEDWHLPPRARKPRRHLRLTGVLQGGQLDGRPQILYDRPAPAGLDDEHPDRRASWNAEVLDVTDVDGVPVEVRICELQPESGPHDHLPMALTPARPIRTGKIEESIAALATEAAATLSADPPALPRCAVVDVLCRRPPTTLSGAAQLPRRDGDVDSITAAVLDLDRSYLAVHGPPGTGKTFTAARVIATLVNNHRWKIGVVAQSHAVVGHLLDEVVAAGVDATQVAKKAGRDGLSGRFTTIPDSGYADFLDTDRGCVIGGTAWDFANDNRIATDCLDLLAVDEAGQFSLGNTIAVARAARNMLLLGDPQQLGQVSTGNHPEPVDHSALGWLTDGHDVLPAALGYFLECTHRMHPDVCSVVSALSYDNRLLPHPKTAERVLEGHAPGVRTLLVEHRDNATCSVQEAVAITAAIGDLLGAKWTDEHGTRPLAATDVLVVAAYNAQVLTLRAHLEDAHLGDVLVGTVDKLQGRQAPVVFVSMAASAIADVPRGMSFLLNRNRLNVAISRAQYLAVVVRSPALTDYLPGTPQGLIDLGAFLALSPGTAG from the coding sequence GTGTTCGTCGCCGACGACCCCGGCGGCCCGGTGGTCATCTACAGCGCCTCCGACCTCGCGTCGGCGGCCGGATGCGAATACGCGCTGCTGCGCAGCTTCGACGCCAAATTGGGGCGGGGCACTCCGCTGGAGTCCGCCGAGGACGAAATGTTGCGTCGCACCGCCGAACTCGGCACCGAACACGAACAACGGACCCTCGAGGACCTGATCACCCAGCACGGCAGCGGTGCCACCGGGGTGGTCACGATACCCAGCGCCGCGTATTCGGTGCCGGCGCTGCAGCGCGCGGCCGCCGCGACCGCGGCGGCCTTCGCCGCGCGACCGGCCGTGATCTACCAGGCGGCCGTGCTCGACGGTCGGTTCGTCGGCTTCGCCGACTTCCTGATCCGCGCCGGCGACGAACCCGACGCGCCGTATCGGGTCGTCGACACCAAACTGGCCCGCCACGCCAAGGTGACCGCGCTGCTGCAGATCGCCGGCTACGCGGACGCGCTGCGCGCCGCCGGCGTCGCCGTGGCCGCGACGGCCCAGCTGGTACTGGGCAACGGACAGGTGGTGGAGTACCCGCTGGCCGACCTCATCCCGGTGTACCGCAGGCAGCGCGCGCGCCTGCAGGAACTGCTCGACACCCACCTGGCCACCGACGCGCCGGTGTCCTGGCGCGATGAGACGGTCGCGGCCTGCATGCGCTGCGAGGCGTGCGCACCCCACCTCGTCGAGGACGACGACGTGCTGCTGGTGGCGGGCATGCGGCTGACCCAGCGCGCCACGCTGCTGCAGGCCGGCATCGACAGCGTCACCGCGCTGGCCGAGTCCGCGGGAGCCGTCGACGGGATCGCGGCGTCCACGGTGGCGACGCTGCGCCGGCAGGCCCGGCTGCAGGTCGAGGGGCGGCGCACCGGGGTGCCGCCCTACGAGATCGCCGACGCCGACGCGCTGGGCGCGCTGCCCGCCCCCAACCCCGGGGACCTGTTCTTCGACTTCGAGGGCGATCCGCTGTGGACCGAGGACGGCCAGACCTGGGGTCTGGAATACATGTGGGGCGTCCTCGACGAGCGGGACCGGTTCCGGCCGCTGTGGGCCGAGGACCGGGCCAGCGAGCGCAAGGCGTTCCTGGACTTCCTGGCCATGGTCCGCAAACGCCGCCACCGGTATCCGGGCATGCACATCTACCACTACGCCGCCTATGAGCGGACCACGTTGCTGCACCTGGCCGCCCGCTACGGGGTCGGCGAGGACGAGGTCGACGACCTGCTGCGCGCCGAGGTGCTGGTGGACCTGTACCCGATCGTGCGCAACGGTCTGTGCATCGGCACCGGATCGTATTCGCTCAAGGCGCTCGAACCGCTGTACATGGGCTCGGAGTTGCGCACCGGCGAGGTCACCACGGCCGCATCCTCGATCACGCAGTACGAGCACTACCGCAGCCTGCTGGACGCGGGCCGCAAGCAGGAGGCCGAGGCGGTCCTCAAGGAGATCACCGACTACAACCTCTACGACTGCCGGTCCACCCGGCGGCTGCGGGACTGGCTGCTGCTGCGCGCCTTCGAGTCCGGCGTCACCCACCTGACCCGCCCGGGCGAAGGCGGTGAACCCGTCCCGCCACTCGATGACGTCGCCGAGGTTCTGCTGGGCTTCGCGGGCGACGGGTTCAGCAGCCCGCGCACTTTCGAACAGAGCGCCGCGGCGCTGCTCGAGTCGGCCCGGGGTTACTACCAGCGGGAGCGAAAACCCTACTGGTGGGCGCACTTTCACCGGCTCAGCCATCCGGTCGACGAATGGGACACCACTGGGGTCTTCCTCATCGAGGAGGCCGAGGTGGTCGAGGACTGGCACCTGCCGCCCCGGGCCCGCAAACCCCGCCGCCACCTGCGGCTCACCGGCGTACTGCAGGGCGGCCAACTCGACGGCCGACCGCAGATCCTCTACGACCGGCCCGCACCCGCCGGACTCGACGACGAGCACCCCGACCGGCGCGCGTCCTGGAACGCCGAGGTCCTCGACGTCACCGACGTCGACGGCGTCCCGGTGGAGGTGCGGATCTGCGAACTGCAACCCGAGTCCGGCCCGCATGACCACCTGCCGATGGCACTGACCCCGGCCAGGCCGATCCGCACCGGCAAGATCGAGGAGTCCATCGCAGCGCTGGCGACCGAGGCCGCGGCGACGCTCTCGGCGGACCCGCCCGCACTCCCCCGCTGCGCCGTCGTCGACGTGCTGTGCCGGCGACCACCGACCACCCTGAGCGGGGCGGCGCAGTTGCCCCGCCGCGACGGCGACGTCGACTCCATCACCGCCGCGGTTCTGGACCTCGACCGGTCCTACCTCGCCGTGCACGGACCGCCCGGTACCGGCAAGACGTTCACCGCCGCGCGAGTGATCGCCACGCTGGTCAACAACCACCGCTGGAAGATCGGTGTCGTCGCGCAGTCACACGCCGTGGTGGGTCACCTGCTCGACGAGGTCGTCGCCGCCGGCGTCGACGCGACCCAAGTGGCCAAGAAGGCCGGCCGCGACGGTCTCAGCGGACGGTTCACCACCATCCCCGACTCCGGATATGCCGACTTCCTGGACACCGACCGTGGCTGCGTGATCGGCGGCACCGCATGGGATTTCGCCAACGACAATCGGATCGCGACCGACTGCCTCGATTTGCTGGCCGTCGACGAGGCCGGTCAGTTCTCGCTGGGCAACACCATCGCGGTGGCCCGCGCCGCGCGCAACATGCTGCTGCTCGGCGACCCGCAACAGCTCGGCCAGGTCTCGACCGGCAACCATCCCGAACCGGTCGATCACTCGGCGCTCGGCTGGTTGACCGACGGTCACGACGTGCTGCCGGCCGCGCTCGGCTACTTCCTGGAATGCACGCACCGGATGCACCCCGACGTCTGCTCCGTGGTCTCGGCGCTGTCGTACGACAATCGACTGTTGCCGCACCCCAAGACCGCCGAACGCGTCCTCGAGGGTCATGCGCCGGGGGTGCGCACGCTGCTGGTCGAGCATCGCGACAATGCCACCTGCAGCGTGCAGGAGGCGGTCGCGATCACCGCGGCCATCGGCGATCTGCTCGGCGCGAAGTGGACCGACGAGCACGGCACCCGACCGCTGGCGGCCACCGACGTCCTGGTGGTGGCGGCCTACAACGCCCAGGTGCTCACCCTGCGCGCCCACCTGGAGGACGCGCACCTCGGCGATGTGCTGGTGGGCACGGTCGACAAGCTGCAGGGCCGGCAGGCCCCGGTGGTGTTCGTGTCGATGGCGGCCTCGGCCATCGCCGACGTGCCCCGCGGAATGTCGTTCCTGCTCAACCGAAACCGGCTCAACGTGGCGATCAGCCGCGCCCAGTACCTGGCCGTCGTGGTGCGCTCGCCGGCGCTGACCGACTACCTGCCGGGCACGCCGCAGGGCCTGATCGACCTCGGCGCGTTCCTGGCACTGTCGCCCGGAACGGCGGGTTGA
- a CDS encoding LppP/LprE family lipoprotein has translation MAALFALAACGSGDSTVAKTPEPPALPAASAPVAPSTVAAPTTTPPGPADPCAVNLAAPAIAQAVSELPRDPRSRQPWSAEPIAGNYNECAPLSAVIVEANTNAENPSTRAVLFHLGKYIPSGVPDTFGFNALDASQSTGDTVALEYSSGIDGLSSVVKFRWNGSGVELIGNAPGG, from the coding sequence ATGGCTGCGCTGTTCGCGCTCGCGGCCTGCGGGTCCGGCGACTCCACCGTCGCCAAGACCCCCGAGCCGCCGGCCCTGCCTGCGGCGTCGGCGCCGGTCGCGCCGTCCACCGTCGCAGCCCCGACCACGACGCCGCCGGGGCCGGCCGACCCGTGCGCGGTGAACCTGGCCGCGCCGGCGATCGCCCAAGCGGTCTCCGAGCTGCCCCGCGACCCGCGCAGCCGGCAGCCGTGGAGTGCCGAACCCATCGCGGGCAACTACAACGAGTGCGCACCGCTGTCGGCGGTGATCGTCGAGGCCAACACCAATGCGGAGAATCCGAGCACCCGGGCGGTGCTGTTCCACTTGGGCAAATACATCCCCAGCGGGGTTCCGGACACGTTCGGCTTCAATGCCCTGGACGCCTCGCAGAGCACCGGTGACACGGTCGCGCTGGAGTACAGCTCCGGGATCGACGGCCTCTCCAGCGTGGTCAAGTTCCGTTGGAACGGCAGCGGCGTCGAACTGATCGGCAACGCGCCCGGCGGCTGA
- a CDS encoding DEAD/DEAH box helicase — protein sequence MTTEDPDQSDQPALTFADLQIHPAVLQAVSDVGYETPSAVQTATIPALLAGSDVVGMAQTGTGKTAAFAIPILSKIDVTKKHTQALVLAPTRELALQVAEAFSRYGAQLPQINVLAIYGGSSYTPQLAGLRRGAHVVVGTPGRVIDHLERGTLDLSHLDYLVLDEADEMLQMGFAEDVERILVDTPEYKQVALFSATMPAAIRKITTKYLHDPVEVTVKAKTATAENITQRYIQVSGHRKMDALTRILEVEPFEAMIVFVRTKQATEEVAERLRARGFSAAAINGDIAQHQRERTIASLKDGSIDILVATDVAARGLDVERISHVLNYDVPHDTESYVHRIGRTGRAGRSGTAVLFVSPRERHMLKSIEKATRSKLVEVELPTVDDVNAQRVAKFRDSISDALGAPGFELFRRLIEDYERESDVSMADIAAALALQTRKGEEFLMSEPPPDKRRERPDRPDRPDRGDRPTRRSSGSFASYRIDVGKRHKVMPGAIVGAIANEGGLSRSDFGHIAIMPDFSLVELPPNLPPETLKALEKTRIQGVLINLQPDPGGAGTRDGGGKKPYRGGDKKPYQGSKKPHKHRKP from the coding sequence ATGACCACCGAAGACCCGGACCAGTCCGATCAACCTGCCTTGACGTTTGCCGACCTGCAAATCCACCCCGCCGTGCTGCAGGCGGTGTCCGACGTCGGCTACGAAACGCCCTCGGCGGTCCAGACCGCGACCATCCCGGCGCTGCTGGCCGGCTCCGACGTGGTGGGGATGGCGCAGACCGGGACCGGCAAGACCGCCGCGTTCGCCATCCCGATCCTGTCCAAGATCGACGTCACCAAGAAGCACACCCAGGCGCTGGTGCTCGCGCCCACCCGCGAATTGGCGTTGCAGGTCGCCGAGGCGTTCAGCCGGTACGGGGCGCAACTGCCGCAGATCAACGTGCTGGCCATCTACGGTGGTTCGTCCTACACCCCGCAACTCGCCGGGTTGCGCCGCGGCGCCCACGTCGTGGTCGGCACTCCCGGCCGGGTCATCGACCATCTGGAACGCGGCACCCTGGATCTGTCGCATCTGGACTATCTGGTGCTCGATGAGGCCGACGAGATGCTGCAGATGGGCTTCGCCGAGGACGTCGAACGCATCTTGGTCGACACCCCCGAGTACAAGCAGGTCGCGCTGTTCTCGGCGACCATGCCCGCGGCCATCCGCAAGATCACCACCAAGTACCTGCACGACCCGGTCGAGGTCACGGTCAAGGCGAAAACCGCGACGGCCGAGAACATCACGCAGCGCTACATCCAGGTGTCCGGGCACCGCAAGATGGACGCGCTGACCAGGATCCTCGAGGTCGAACCGTTCGAGGCGATGATCGTGTTCGTGCGTACCAAGCAGGCCACCGAGGAGGTCGCCGAGCGGCTGCGGGCGCGCGGATTCTCCGCGGCCGCCATCAACGGTGACATCGCGCAGCACCAGCGCGAGCGCACCATCGCGTCCCTGAAGGACGGCAGCATCGACATCTTGGTCGCCACCGACGTGGCCGCCCGCGGATTGGACGTCGAGCGGATCTCGCACGTGCTGAACTACGACGTCCCGCACGACACCGAGTCCTACGTGCACCGGATCGGTCGCACCGGCCGGGCCGGAAGATCCGGCACCGCAGTACTTTTCGTCTCACCGCGCGAGCGCCACATGCTCAAGTCGATCGAGAAGGCCACCCGGTCCAAGCTCGTCGAGGTGGAGCTGCCGACCGTCGACGATGTCAACGCGCAGCGGGTGGCGAAGTTCCGCGATTCCATCAGCGATGCGCTCGGCGCCCCCGGCTTCGAACTGTTCCGCCGGCTGATCGAGGACTACGAACGCGAGAGCGATGTGTCGATGGCCGACATCGCGGCCGCGCTGGCGTTGCAGACCCGCAAGGGCGAAGAGTTCCTGATGTCCGAGCCGCCGCCGGACAAGCGCCGCGAACGCCCGGACCGGCCGGATCGCCCGGACCGCGGCGACCGGCCGACGCGCCGGTCCAGCGGCTCGTTCGCGTCCTACCGGATCGATGTCGGGAAGCGGCACAAGGTGATGCCCGGGGCGATCGTCGGCGCGATCGCGAACGAGGGCGGCCTGAGTCGCAGTGACTTCGGGCACATCGCGATCATGCCCGACTTCTCGTTGGTCGAACTGCCGCCGAACCTGCCGCCCGAGACGCTCAAGGCGTTGGAGAAGACCCGAATCCAGGGCGTGTTGATCAACCTCCAGCCCGATCCCGGCGGTGCCGGGACGCGCGACGGCGGCGGTAAGAAGCCGTATCGGGGCGGTGACAAGAAGCCTTACCAGGGCAGCAAGAAGCCGCACAAGCACCGAAAGCCGTAA
- a CDS encoding acyltransferase family protein: MAVSQDRDVQGGLEQVSGVDRVASLTGVRAVAAILVVLTHAAYTTGRYPQGYVGLVYSRMEIGVPIFFALSGFLLFRPWVRAVALDRPAPSVRRYAWHRVRRIMPAYVVTVLLAYLVYHFRTGGPNPGHTWMGLFRNLTLTQLYTDNYVYSYLHQGLTQMWSLAVEVSFYAVLPALAYVLLVLLCRGEWRPRVLLTALAALGLITPLWQLLVHDSHWLPDGATLWLPTYLLWFLGGMALAVLQTMGVRCYGFVAVPLALICYFIASTPIAGEPTTSPRGLFEAIMKSVFYAVIAALVLAPPALGDQRGWYNRFLASRPMVWLGEISYEIFLVHLVLMEIAMVEVLHKPVYTGSMAGLFVVTMAMTIPVAWLLHRFTRVRG, from the coding sequence ATGGCGGTATCGCAGGACCGCGACGTCCAAGGCGGACTGGAGCAGGTTTCCGGCGTGGACCGGGTCGCCTCGCTGACCGGGGTCCGGGCCGTCGCGGCCATCCTGGTGGTGCTGACCCACGCGGCCTACACCACCGGCCGGTACCCGCAGGGCTATGTCGGACTGGTGTATTCCCGGATGGAGATCGGTGTCCCGATCTTCTTCGCGCTCTCGGGGTTCCTGCTGTTTCGGCCCTGGGTGCGGGCCGTGGCCCTGGACCGGCCGGCGCCGTCGGTGCGGCGCTATGCCTGGCACCGGGTGCGGCGCATCATGCCCGCCTACGTCGTCACGGTGCTGCTGGCCTACCTGGTCTATCACTTCCGCACCGGCGGGCCGAACCCCGGACACACCTGGATGGGATTGTTCCGCAACCTCACCCTGACCCAGCTCTACACCGACAACTACGTGTACTCCTATCTGCACCAGGGCCTCACGCAGATGTGGAGCCTGGCGGTCGAGGTGTCCTTCTACGCGGTATTGCCGGCCTTGGCATATGTGCTGTTGGTGCTGCTGTGCCGCGGGGAGTGGCGGCCCCGGGTGCTGCTGACGGCGCTGGCCGCACTGGGGCTGATCACCCCGCTGTGGCAGCTGCTGGTGCACGATTCGCACTGGCTGCCCGACGGTGCGACGCTGTGGTTGCCCACGTACCTGCTGTGGTTCCTCGGCGGGATGGCGTTGGCCGTGTTGCAGACGATGGGCGTGCGGTGTTACGGGTTCGTCGCGGTGCCGCTGGCGCTGATCTGCTACTTCATTGCCTCCACCCCGATTGCGGGGGAGCCCACCACGTCCCCGCGGGGGCTGTTCGAGGCGATCATGAAATCGGTGTTCTACGCCGTGATCGCGGCCCTGGTGCTGGCCCCGCCGGCGTTGGGGGATCAGCGCGGTTGGTACAACCGGTTCCTCGCGAGCCGCCCCATGGTGTGGCTCGGCGAAATCTCCTACGAGATCTTCCTGGTGCACCTGGTGCTGATGGAGATCGCGATGGTCGAGGTGCTGCACAAGCCCGTCTACACCGGATCGATGGCGGGCTTGTTCGTGGTGACGATGGCGATGACGATCCCGGTGGCGTGGCTGCTGCACCGGTTCACCCGGGTGCGCGGCTGA
- a CDS encoding siderophore-interacting protein, whose amino-acid sequence MAESKPSRGLTGAVVKLCRGGDHALTVTGRTELSPHYLRLHFDSGSLLDAGPTHPTMWVRGWFPDGDRAHQRGYTLVNPDPRARTVDIDFALHEGLATRWACAAQPGDVLEVTVLGSNFALPTPPPAGYVIIGDTASLPAINSLLEAIDTAPTHVFLEAGHDDDRGLPVSGDPKLTWVDRRDSGQALIDAVRAAAFDAADHFGWVACDNRTTRGVARVLREEFAIPRSALKAQGYWAA is encoded by the coding sequence GTGGCCGAGTCGAAACCGTCCCGGGGTCTCACCGGAGCCGTCGTCAAATTGTGCCGCGGCGGCGATCACGCGCTGACGGTCACGGGCCGCACCGAGCTCAGTCCGCACTATCTGCGCTTGCACTTCGATTCCGGGTCCCTGCTCGACGCCGGGCCCACGCATCCGACGATGTGGGTGCGGGGCTGGTTCCCCGACGGTGACAGGGCCCACCAGCGCGGCTACACCCTGGTCAACCCCGACCCGCGGGCGCGGACGGTCGATATCGACTTCGCGCTGCACGAGGGGTTGGCCACCCGGTGGGCCTGCGCGGCGCAGCCCGGTGACGTCCTGGAGGTCACCGTCTTGGGCAGCAACTTCGCGCTCCCGACGCCGCCGCCGGCCGGCTACGTCATCATCGGCGACACCGCCTCGCTGCCGGCGATCAACTCGCTGTTGGAGGCCATCGACACGGCCCCCACGCACGTGTTCCTCGAGGCCGGTCATGACGACGACCGAGGGCTGCCGGTGTCCGGCGATCCGAAGCTCACCTGGGTGGACCGCCGGGATTCCGGCCAGGCCCTGATCGATGCGGTCCGCGCCGCGGCGTTCGACGCCGCCGACCATTTCGGCTGGGTCGCCTGCGACAACCGGACCACCCGCGGCGTCGCCCGGGTGCTGCGGGAGGAGTTCGCGATACCGCGCAGCGCGCTCAAGGCGCAGGGCTACTGGGCGGCCTGA